The region CCGAGTGGGACAGCCCCCACCCACCCAAGCCTCAGCCTCCAGCCCTGTCTCCCCTGACGAGCGGTGCCTCCTTGGAGACATGCTCCCCGACTCCTGGGACTGAGGTGGCGCTCACCCCCAGACCCCTTCTGCCCAGCAGACCTGCCACCGTGGGGTCAGGTTTTCCTCTCCTCACACCCATCTGCCTGCTGGCTCATTCGCAGCTCCAAGGCAGAGAACAGGCCTTTGAATTCCATCACCCGAACCATCTTAGTACGTGAAAAAgggtgaatatattttttaaatgggcttcccgggtggcgctagtgataaagaatctgcctgctggggCAGGAcaggtaagagacatgggttccatccctgggtcgagaagatcccctggaggaggagatgataacccactccagtgttcttgcctggaggatcccatggacagaggagcctggtgggcagcagtccatgggctcgcagagccggacacgactgaagcgacttagcaggcgtATTCTTTAAATAGTTCACGTTTCCCGCGTGATCAGTTGACCCTGTGTCTGTATGACTGACCCTCTGTTTCATATTGATCTCGTGAAGGAAACAGAATGTGTTCATGTCAGTTCATGTGGGACTTGGAAACTAGATAATGTGGTTTCAAGACGTGTGTGCACTGTTCTCTCAGCCTCACATGCTTGCTCTGCAGACACACGCTCCTCGCCCTCCGGGAGCGATGCAGGCAGGCTCCCCGCCCAGGTACCAACGGATGAGCCCACGTGTTCCTCCCCGAGCATCTCCGAGGAGCCACAGGTGGGTGTGTTGAGGGCGTGCAGACCCCAGCACTGAGAGGGATGCCCCCTCTGTCTTCATGGGGAGAACAGAAAACCATGGTGATTCCAAATACCGCCCCCCTTACCTGCTGAGGGGCTGCAGCTTTGCCTATATGTCGAAACATTTTTCCTTGCTTTCACTTGGAGGCATTTAGCACGTTGTCAAAATAAGAGTGATACTTTTCCATCACTTGAGTTCTCAAATTGAAGTTTTATAACAGTTTTACTTATAATTTTTaaccaaaatattaatagtaaaatcAAAGGCAAATATAGCATAATTACCTCCAACTGCTAGCTAGCGATCTGCTTATTATACACTGTATTTAAAACAAGAATCAGtagtattattcagttcagttcagtcgctcagtagtgttcaactctttgtgaccccatggactacagcatgccaggcctccctgtccatcaccaactcccagagtttactcaaactcatgtccattgagtcggtgatgccatccaaccatctcatcctctgtccccttctcctcccgccttcaatctttcccagatcagggtcttttccggtgagtcagctcttcacatcaggtggccaaagtattggagtttcagctttagcatcagtccttccaattaatattcaggattgatctcctttaggatggattggttggatctccttgcagtccaagggactctcaagagtcttctccaacaccatggttcaaaaccatcaattattttgcactcagctttctttatagtccgattctacatccatacatgactactggaaaaaccatatctttgactagatggacttttgttggtaaagtaatatatctgctttttaatatgctgtctaggttggtcataacttttcttccaaggatcaggcgtcttttaatttcatggctgcagtcaccatctgcagtgattttggagcccagaaaataaagtcagctactgtttccccacctatttgccatgaagtgatgagaccggatgccacgatcttagttttttgaatatggagctttaagccaactttttcactctcctctttcactttcatcaagaggctttttagttcctcttcactttctgccataagggtggtgtcatctgcatatctgaggttattgatatgtctcccagcaatcttgattccagcttgtgcttcatccagccaggcatttctcatgatgtactctgcatacgagttaagtaagcagggtgacaatatacagccttgacgtactcctttcccggtttggaaccagtctgttggtccatgtccagttctaactgttgcttcttgacctgcatacagatttctcaggaggcaggtcaggtggtctggtaatcccatctctttaagaatttataattttcttcatggAAGGAAATTTGGGCTTGAACGTATTTATGGGGTAAaagttgtggttgtttagtctctatgtcgtgtctgacgctttgtgaccctctggactgcagccccccaggctcctctccatgggattctccaggcaagaatactggagtgggttgccatttcctcctccaggggaatcttcccgatccagggatcgaacccacgcctcctgtattgcaggcagattctttaccatctgagccacctggggagcgcGGCAACAGCAATATGGTGTAGAAGTAGGGAGCTGTGAGAGAtaacttcccttcccttctcccaagAACAGCCCACATTCTGTTCTGCCCTTCCTGACGTCATAAGTAAGGCGCTAAGAGTTGACATTTTCCTCTGGCTTTTACTTGACTTTGGACCCTCACTCATGGGCTCACCTCAATGCCTCAGAAGGAACCCCGCCAGCTCTGCATGGGGCGATGTTGGGGGGTGACAATGGGGGGGTGTGACGATGGGGGGGCGACGATGGGGGGGCGACGGTGGGGGCGACGATGGGGGGGCGACGGTGGGGGCGACGGTGGGGGGGCGACGGTGGGGGCGACGGTGGGGGGGGCGACGGTGGGGGGCGACGGTGGGGGGGCGACGGTGGGGGGCGACGGAGGGGGGCGACGGTGGGGGCGACGGTGGGGGCGACGATGGGGGGGCGACGGTGGGGGCGACGATGGGGGGGCGACGGTGGGGGCGACGATGGGGGGGCGACGGTGGGGGCGACGATGGGGGGGCGACGGTGGGGGCGACGATGGGGGGCGACGGTGGGGGCGACGGTGGGGGCGACGGTGGGGGCGACGGTGGGGGCGACGGTGGGGGGGCGACGGTGGGGGCGACGGTGGGGGGGCGACGGTGGGGGCGACGGTGGGGGGGCGACGGTGGGGGGCGACGGTGGGGGGCGACGGTGGGGGCGACGGTGGGGGCGGACGATGGGGGGGCGACGGTGGGGCGACGATGGGGGGGCGACGGTGGGGGCGACGATGGGGGGGCGACGGTGGGGGCGACGATGGGGGGGCGACGGTGGGGGCGACGATGGGGGGGCGACGGTGGGGGCGACGGTGGGGGGCGACGGTGGGGGCGACGGTGGGGGCGACGGTGGGGGCGACGGTGGGGGCTCGACGATGGGGGCGACGGTGGGGGCGACGATGGGGGCGACGATGAGGGGGCGACGATGGGGGCGGCGACAATGGGGGGGCGACGATCGGGGCCGATGATGGGGCGCGACGTCTCGATCAGGAGGTTTCCCTTACCTGCTGTGCTGCCACTCGGCCATCCTGGCCCAGATCAGATGAACAGGGACGCTGGGGACGTGCGCCTTCACAGAAGCCCAGAACATGGCCCTGGATGGGCCACGGGGCTGGCCCAGAGAGGTGCGGCAGCAGGCGTCCTAACCACGGTCTCCTCAGACAATGTGATGCTctttccacaggatcttcctgtaGAACCAGAGTTGCCCCCAAATGCGTCCCAGCATGAGGACACCAAGATAAgacaagaggaggagggggaggtccAGCACCCCAAGGACGAGGTACGTTGTGGTGGTGCCGTCCGTCTTCCCAGACCGAGCTCCCGTGCTGACAGTCTGCTTCCAGTAAACAAGGCCACGCACCTCCCAGAGCGAAACAGGTTCGCACGTAACTTGCCTCGTATTTTGCCTGGAGTGTCTCCTTGCTCCACATTTCAACCCGTGCAAAGAGTCTTGGTTCCTGAAGGTCACGTCCATGGAGAGGGCGGGGGTGGGTGTTGTTGGGGGGCAGGGCTCTCAGGAAGCGGGTGGAACAGTATGGCCACAGCTGCAGCCCCAGACACCACCCCACGATGTTCTAACTGGGACGTGACGGAGAGCCCACAAGACACCAGACTGGTGTGTACAGCTATACGTtggtcttaaaaaaaatcaaaccccaCCCAGTTATTAGGAAAGTTTCTATTCATTGTCACCCTCTTCCTCGGGGGCTCAAGGATGAAGCTAGATAGTGGGCAGGTGCCAGGCTTTCACTGGGGGGGCTCTTCTGCCTACCGGGTGCTCTTGGGCCGGTGAGATGCTCAAGTCAATGGGAAACTCGGGATTCCACACCAGAGAGGGAGTAGCCGCCAGCCCTGTCCCAGCCGTGAGTTCTCACTCAGTCATTCAGGGACTGGTCAGCCCTCTAAGCCTCATCCATGAGCTTCACTGGATGGATGGTGATGAGAGCGAGTGACACAGGGCATGGCCTGTGCTCCTACTCAGTAGTAAACACCTAACAGAAGTGCCTTAATTATAGAATTAGCATTAGCACTGCAGCAGACTCAGGCAGAGAGCCAGGGACTCAGTCCTAATATAAGCTGGAGGTCAAAGGGAAGGAGATGGTTTCTCTCTTCTTCAGTTGAATGGCTTTTGCACTGTCTGGTAGGAGAAGGAGCGTGTCTCTCCATAGCTGGGTGCTAGGTGCTGGGCACTGGGTGCTGGTCTCTAGGTGCTAGGCACTGGGTGTTGAGTGCCAGGTGCTTGGTGCTGGACTTTGGGTGCTGGGCACTGGGTGCTGGGTCCTAGGTGCTCAGTGCTGGTCTttgggtgctgggtgctgggtgaAGCAGGAAGTCCGGGCCTTGGAGCCACAGGGGCCTGGGACAGAATCACTCTCGGTGACCATGATCGTGAACATGGGAAATGAACTGATCTCCTGAGCCCTCAGTTTCCACAGCTGAAAATCAGGGCACACGTGTTTAACAGATCAGCAGTTCTCAACTGGCCCCCAGGAGCATTTACAATGCTGGGGGTCACTCTTGGCTGTCATGACTGGAGTGGTGGGGGGGCTGTTGGCATCCAGAGGGTGGAGGCCACGGGCACGGTCAGCGTCCTACAGCATATATAGGGTGCCCCCTCCATTCCCACACACACGACAAAGGACGATATGGCCTAAGTTGTCAGCTGTGCCCAGGCCGGGAGAATCTGCTGCAGGTTATTACACAGACTAAGGTCACAGCAGGCCGGTGCCGCGTGGTGCATGTCGAGCACTCAGGCCCCGACAGCTGAGAACTCTGGGTATGACCGGTAGAGGCACGGGACGTGTTTGGAGGGAGCAGGGGTCACGTTGACCAAGGCTCATGGGACGAACGGATGTCTGGGTTGTGTTAAGTTATCGTATTGGGGGGAAGAGATTCAGCAGAATCTGGAGTTTTTACAGGAACTTCTCCAGAAAGGCGATTGTCCAGACAATTTGGGATCTAACTTGGTTCTGAGAGTGGTAACCTGATAACTGTCTTCTAGCACCGAAACATCACCAGACTGTTTGACACATTTCTTAAGCCTTCTTTAAATATgtaacttgactttttttttttttttttaaaccaggctTAGGGATTAAGAGGTAGCGCTAGGGCCCTGGGAGTCCTGAAGGGCTGCAGAGCTCATCTCTGCTGTTTCCCTCTTGTTTTACTGGTTTTAATTAGAGAGGTCAGCTGATGGCTCTGCGTTTTCACTCCAGCTAAGCCTCTGGCCCTTTCTGAGGGTGAATGTTGGAGTGCTGAACTATTTCACTGCCATACGAACTCTCAGTGACCAGAGCTAACCCACACgcacctttttgttgttgttgttgcaaacTAATGCAAACAGGAGAGTCTGGAAGAACCTGTTTGGAAGGTGGCCTCCCATTATGTCACAGCTATGTGGTGTTGGTCTTGTAACCTACCCAGCCCTTCACACTTTGAACCCCGGAGTTTCCCTGATGTTGGGGCAACAGATAGTTGTTTCTTAGCCAGACTCAGGATGGTGTGGAAACGCAGAGACCAAGGATGGGTGCAGATGCTCGGTGTAAATGGTGAAGACAAGCTGCTGGGCAGGACAGGACCCAGGCGTCCTGGGAGGGAGATGCTGGACAAATAAGCCTTCTAtctgcttcctcactttgggACAGACGATCCATGTGAGAAGACTCACTTCAAAACAAGAAAGCACTGCGCTTGAACCTCGGGAGCACAGTTTTCCAAATAATTCAACTTTACTTAAACAGTTCTCTCCACGTGTTCATTCTCTCAGCCTCTATTCCTAACGAGCAAAGACGCTCAGGATGGACGGCACCAACTGATGGGGCCAGACCCTCAGAGCTCGGAGTAGACTGAGATTTCTTCCTCCCAAGTTTTCACTTTGAAAACAAATCCACCCATTAAACAGATTTTTGTATCTGTAGCCTTCCTTTCTTTAACCCACCCTCCCTGCTGCATGGCCCAGGCTCACCCAGCTTAGCCCAGGGACCCCCCAACAGCAAGCATCTCCCCCTCCTCTCTTGCACTTTCCCACCTGGTCCTTCTCCACTTGATCGTAAATCAAAGGAGTCATCATAACTCAGAAACTCACAATCACGGGACCTGTTAAAAAGGCAAATGTGTGGACAGATGACCATAGACGAGCTCGTGTGTTATCTGGAACTGGGCGGTGAGGCTCTCGGTGGCAGGGATCACAGCTCACACTCACTGCGCTTGTCATGAAATAGGGGGGTCTAGATAGCTACAGATCCCCCCAAGGGTGCTTAGCTTGGCAGGTTCCAGGTTCCAGAGCCCATCTGGGTGAAAGGCTGAGGGCTACCTCTCGGCCAGTGATCCCCCAGACTAACCAGGCATCCCAGTTGCCTCCATTTTGGGGGCTTTGATGTCCAGCTCCTCTTCCAAAGCCCTACTTTCCTTACCATACACAGCTCAGACCTCGCCCTGCAGGAAGCGCTCTACTAGATTCACAGATTAAGCCCAGGCTcagtgaccccccccccccagagaaagcgatggcaccccactccagtactcttgcctggaaaattccatggacggaggagcctggtaggctgcagtccatgggattgctaagagtcggacatgactgagtgacttccctttcacttttcactttcatgcattggagaaggaaatggaaacccactccagtgttcttgcctgaagaatcccagggacgggggagcctggtgggctgccgtctatggggttgcacagagtcggacacgactgaagtgacttagcagcagcagcagcagagtgaccGCCGGACAGCATCCCAACACAGGTGTGTTTCCGATGCTTGCAGACACACTCTGCCGGCGCTGGGAGAGCAGGCACGGCACATCGCCGCCCTCTGGAAGTTGGGCGTGTTCCCAACAAGCAGTCAGGTGAGTGATGCCACGAGCACCTCTGGGGAGAGGTGCTGGCCATGGGCAGGAGATGCGCAGGGCGCTGCCTGGGGAAAGGTTAACGCTACCAGCTCTGGGCACTTTTAAAGCAAATTCTCCATGGCAGACGTCGGCCAGGTGACTCAGCAATTAACTCACTTAAAagcccttttcatactgttcctggggttctcaaggcaagaatgctgaagtggtttgccattcccttctccagtgggccacgctttgtcagaactctcctccatgacctgtccatctttgggtggccctacatggcatggctcatacttTTATtgtgttagacaaggctgtggtccatgtgatcagtttgattagttttctgtgattgtggttttcattatgTCTCCCCTCTGATGGATAAGCATCAGAGCTTGTGGAAGCTTCCCAATggaagggactggctgtggggtgaactgggtcttgctctggtgggtaaggccatgctcaataaatctttaatccaattttctgctgatgggtggggctgtgttccctccctgtagtttggcctgcgGTGGGGTAGTGGCAttatggactcagtggacatgaattttaggaaGCTCCGGGAGGGAgatgataaaggacagggaagcctggtgtgctgcagtccacggggtcacaaagagtgggacatgactgagcaattgaacaaccaACATCAGCATTACAGCCAGAAGTTTGAGAATTTTGCCTCTGGAGTGGATTTTTGAGAGAGTGCACAGATTGTACCCCCAAGGTCTTTCTTGCCGCCTGTAGCTACTGAGGCTCTGTGTGAAATGGGCATTTCCACCTTCTTGAGTTGCTACTCTTGCTGTTGAAACTAACAAAGTCCTGATCCTGCTCTGAGCTTTGTGGATTTCCAAAAGACTGTCCCTGGGATGGCTTTACTGCAGCCGTTTAGCCTCCACCCCATTATGGGGCTGCCTGTCTCCAGAGCCGTCATAGAAGGAAGGTCAGACTTGAGGTCACCATCTCGACTTCTTTGCACAAAGTGTCACTTCCTGATTTGAAAATAGATCCCCCTCTGGGTTGGACACTTCCCATGTGCCATCATTTAATATCCTTCCTGACCACTGTACCTGGTTTCACAGCTGTCCTGAGAGAGGGTGGAATTATAACATGCTCTCTGAGATCACCGGGACCGTAGGTCCAGTTTGTGAATACCCACCAGTGTCTGCCTTGAAGGACCAGGGTCCCTGATGAATGAGCCAGTGACAGTTTACCTGTTTAATTCAAGAGGTTCATTGATTTGCCTTTATACTTTGCAACCAAAAAGTTGTTTCCTGTTTGTCAAGTGTTTCAAATCCTGTTGTTCCTTACACATAATTGGAGGTGGGTTAGTACTGCCCTCGGCTTTTCAAAACAAAGATGTTGAAATGATACCAAACCCAGGCGTCCTTCCCTCACTGAGACAGGGAAGTCCATCTCTCTGAGTTTGTAGCCCGCAGAACCAAAGCCACCCTCAGTATAGGTTCGCTGGCTATCATGCAAACCACCCCATGCGCTCCCTTCTCTAGTTCTCTCACTTTTAGGTGGTCACTGTCTTTCTCTCTGGGAAATATGGCTAATCAGCCCAGAAGGGGGTGTCAAGGACAGCTGGTTATGGGTATTGACTGGGGGCAGAGAACCTCGTGTTCTGTTGAGGGTAGTaaaacagaggatcctggtgggacAAAATATTTCTATTGGGTGTGTGTGATCCTGGACATGAATCTCAGTCTGAGACTTTTCCCTCTATTTTAACTTTgctgatttaattttctttataggagggcctccctggtagctcagtggtaaagaatctgcctgcaatgcaggagacctgggttcgattcctgggtcagaaagatcccctggagaaggaaatggcaatccactccagtattcttgcctggagaatcccatggaccgaggagcccggccggctacagtccatggggtcacaagagtcggacacgactgagcaactaaaccaccaccaccataggaGTATGACTCCTTTCTTCGGTTTGACTCCTATTTAAATGTCCTGATTCTATGTGAGCTTGAGAGGAATGTGAACTCTGTTGGGCACTGCATTCTGTATTTATCCATTAGAGCAAACTCTTTAACTGTTACTCAgccccccttttttttgtttgccctaaatttaaaaatatgtatttattttaatgtaagcGTCCTATATGCTCCTTACTCAGATTCACCAAGTTTTAAGCTGTTGCCACATCTGCTGTATCATTctctgtgtgcatatatgtatacatgcaaacacacacatccattgtttatattttctgttcctCTTGGGGATAAGCTGCATATATTAAGATCAATGCCCCTCTGACCCTGAAGACTTCTGTTCCTATGACCAGTCCTGTGGGATCAGGGCTCACCCTGCTCCAGCATGACGTCATCTTGACTAATTGCATGTCCTAGGAAGGCCATGTTCTGAGGTGCTGGGGCCAGGACATCAATACAGGAACTCTGGGGTGGGGGACAGGTCAAGCCGTAACATGCCCCttggatttcttttcatttattctgcTTGGAATAAGCTGGACCTCCTAGATCTGTGGAGCCACATTTTGGCATCCAGTCTGGGAAATTCAGTCACTATCTTTGATCGTATCTGCATTCCTCCTCGTTCTTGCCTTCTTCTTCTGGAATTCCAGTCAGAGGCTTTCCCATATCTTCTCTCTCCCCTCGAACATTCACCATCTGGCATGACCCCTCAAGTCcacaggaaacagtgacagtgagCTCTGCCATACCGAGGGTCCAAGGCCTTCAAAGGTCCACTTGCTGTGGGGTGAGTGATGACGGTCTTGAAAGGCAGGATTTAGGGAGCCAGAGAGCatatggaaggaaagaaaaattttaattaggaCATAATTTGAGTGAAGTTGGGAGaatataaattatgtattttaatgaGACCAGGGAGATGGGCCTGCCTGGAGCAAGAtaatcaaatataaataaaatatgagagTAGGATACAAGGACATCTTGAACACTAGCCCTCTTGGAGCGGATCACTGTAAAATATGTTTGTACAGCTAAATAATGCAACAAATATTCTAGCTATGAAGATCTGTTGAATTAACCTGTATTCTTCAGGAAAAGTCTGCCCTGGCGGCTCAAAGGAAATCGTGTTTCCAGATGGGACGGTGCAGCGTCTGAATGACGGACGCGAGGAGACTGTATTCCCAGATGGGACCATTGTGAGTGTGGAAAGGTTGGTACCAGGACAGGTGGTGTCCGTCTGAAGTCTCCGGAATTTGTGGTTTGTGCAGTTGTCAATTCTCTGGATTAATCTAAGTTTTGTAAAAGTTGCAGTATTTGTATAAGTATAGCAGAAAACTTCGTTGACCCTAGAGGTTTGGTCTTATAACCTTGATCTGATTGATCATAGCTAACATGGATCTAaacactcatttttttaaaaaatatttttttaattggagcatagttgctttacaacactgtgtAGGTTTCTGCCATGCTTcaaggtgaatcagccatagctgTACGTATGTCCCCGctcttgaagctccctcccacctcccactccatagaCACTCATTTTCAAGTGTTTCCTCCACTGACATTGGTCATGactggattgcagccatgaaaacaaTCCCCGGCATTCGGTGTGTGCCCACCGAGGCCGTGTGTGCAGCAGCCCGAGCCGGCAGCAGCACTCACGGGGCAGCTGTCCAGGACGCCCGGGGAGGTGCCGACCCGACGGGGGAGGCCCAGGGAGACCggcacccccccccgccccgaccccGGGCCGCCCTCAGACCCTCCagcgccccctccccacagcgcaggGGCCCCGCAGCGGCGGGCTGCTGCCTCCGCGGCTTCCCTCTCCTGTCACGGAAGCCCCAAGTGTCGGCACCACCGCCGGAATCGCTGTGCCCAAGCAACTCCACACCAGGTCCCCGCCGCTCCCGGGTGACTCCGCCTCAGACCCCCGCTCCCCGGTGATCCCGCCTCAGGTCCTCCCTCCCCGGGTGATCCCGCCTCAGGTCCTCCCTTCCCGGGTGATCCCGCCTCAGGTCCTCCCGTCCCAGGTGATCCCGCCTCAGGTTCTCCCCGGTGATTCCGCCTCAGGCCCCCGCTCCCCGGGTGATCCCGCCTCAGGTCCTCCCTTCCCGGGTGATTCCGCCTCAGGCCCCCGCTCCCCGGGTGATCCCGCCTCAGGCCCCCGCTCCGCGGGTGATCCCGCCTCAGGTCCTCCCTTCCCGGGTGATCCCGCCTCAGGTCCTCCCTTCCCGGGTGATCCCGCCTCAGGTCCTCCCTTCCCGGGTGATCCCGCCTCAGGTCCTCCCGTCCCAGGTGATCCCGCCTCAGGTTCTCCCCGGTGATTCCGCCTCAGGCCCCTGCTCCCCGGGTGATCCCGCCTCAGGCCCCCGCTCCCCGGGTGATCCCGCCTCAGGCCCCCGCTCCGCGGGTGATCCCGCCTCAGGTCCTCCCTTCCCGGGTGATCCCGCCTCAGGCTCCTGCTCTCGGGGTGATCCCGCCTCAGGTCCTCCCTTCCCGGGTGATCCCGCCTCAGGCTCCTGCTCTCGGGGTGATCCCGCCTCAGGCTCCTGCTCTCGGGGTGATCCCGCCTCAGGCCCCCGCGCCCCGGGTGATCCCGCCTCAGGTCCTCCCTTCCCGGGTGATCCCGCCTCAGGCTCCTGCTCTCGGGGTGATCCCGCCTCAGGCTCCTGCTCTCGGGGTGATCCCGCCTCAGGCCCCCGCTCCCCGGGTGATCCCGCCTCAGGCCCCCGCTCCCCGGGTGATCCCGCCTCAGGTCCTCCCTTCCCGGGTGGTCCCGCCTCAGGCCCCCGCTCCCCGGGTGGTCCCGCCTCAGGCCCCCGCTCCGCGGGTGATTCCACCTCAGGTCCTCCCTTCCCGGGTGATTCCGCCTCAGGCTCCTGCTCTCGGGGTGATTCTGCCTCAGGCCCCCGCGCCCCGGGTGGTCCCGCCTCAGGCCCCCGCGCCCCGGGAGGAGCCCTGCGGCCTCTCCTTCCTCCCGCAGAGCTACCGTCCGGTGCCCAGCAAGCAGCTCTGCCCGATCAGGCCCGAGACCCCGGCCTCTCTCCTGAGCTCTCCCCAGGCCGCCATTGGCCCTGCTCAGCTCCTGTCTATAGCCTGACTCTGCAGGTGCCTGCGCTGCTCCCACCCTGGCGGGATCTGTACCCCTGTCTAGCAAGATCTGGGGGTGAGGTGTGCAGACTTGGGTGGTCACATCCCTTGGCCCCACTGGTCCCCACGGGAAGTGCTGGCCACTGACAAGCTTGTTCTCTCCACCAGGAATGGTGACAAGACCATCGTGCTCAGCAACGGTCAGCGGGAGATCCACACAGCCCAGTTCAAGAGGAGGGAGTACCCCGATGGCTCCACCAAGACCGTGTACCATGACGGCCACCAGGAGACCAAGGACGCCTCCGGGAGGGTCAAGGTTAGGGATCAGGCTGGAAACATCATCCTGGACAGGAAGTAGCTTCTCCTTCAAAACTAGCCTTACCCGTGACCTTCCAATATCACCTTGACCTTCCAACATCACCTTGACCTTCCAACCTTGCCTGTGAACTTCCAACATTGCTTGTGACCTTCCAATTTATGTGTAACCTTCCAAGTACATtatttactaaaaaaaagaaacaactaatATTTGTGGCCCTAAATGGTGAAAAATCATGTAAAACTTGAGGACTACCCAAGTCATCCAGAAATTATAAAGGAAGAGACAGCCTGATCCCGGGCTCCTGGTTCGGAAAGGTGGCTGCATCAACACTAGTCCAGCCAGAGAACAGGAAGCTCGCAGACAATGACTCCAGGGCCCCGGCCAGACCCCTTCCTCTCTGCCCACCACAAGAACCAGCTCTACATGTGACGGGCAGCCTTCCCTGGGCCCTGGGCGCCTCTGCCTCTGCCTGCAGCTGGCCCCTGGTCCTCTCCTCCTGAATTACACCAGCTTAGCCTGACCATCCCGAACATTTTCCTCA is a window of Capra hircus breed San Clemente chromosome 9, ASM170441v1, whole genome shotgun sequence DNA encoding:
- the LOC108636778 gene encoding vegetative cell wall protein gp1-like → MWSKETLQAKYEASYVRTCFALGGWPSGSTAGKGNLLIETSRPIIGPDRRPPIVAAPIVAPSSSPPSSPPPSPPSSSPHRRPHRRPHRRPHRRPPPSPPPSPPHRRPHRRPPIVAPTVAPPSSPPPSPPHRRPTVAPPSSAPTVAPTVAPHRRPPPSPPHRRPHRRPPTVAPTVAPPPSPPPSPPPSPPPSPPPSPPIVAPTVAPPSSPPPSPPHRRPHRRPPIVAPTVAPPSSPPPSPPPSPPSVAPHRRPPTVAPHRRPPHRRPHRRPPTVAPTVAPPSSPPPSPPHRRPPIVTPPHCHPPTSPHAELAGFLLRH